TTACAGGAGATAGTCCGATATTTAAATCTACGTCTATACCATTGTTTTTAAAAAATATAGAATTGGGATTGTGTAAAGCTTTGAAATTTTTATAGTACCCCAAGTATGATATTAATTTTATTCCTCCCCAATAATTAGCTGGAATTTTTAAACTTGGTTCAATATTTTGGAAGTTGGGATGTTTAAAGCTTTGTGAAAAACTTTTTCCATTTGTTCCCATCTCGTGGGGAGGGTAATAAGCAGATTGAAAATTAAAGTAAAAATATTGATCATTGAAGTCTAAGTCTTGTTGATCTTGGGAAAGAACCATTTGTGCTTGCAAAAATAACAAGCAAAAGCAAATTTTTTTTATTAACATTTTTATTTTAAATACCTTTTCCATTTAATTTTTTTTTAACATTATTTTAATTATTTTTTTCCTCACTTCATCAATTGTAACAGACGCATCAATATTATTAATTCTAGAGCATTTTGAATAAAATTCTATTAGTGGTTTTGTTTGTAATTTATATTCTTTAAGCCTTGTTTTTAAGCATTCTTCTTTATCATCTTCTCGTTGATAAAGATCTCCTCCACAAACGTCGCAAATGCCAATGTTTTTTGTGGCTAGGGTATGTATATTGAAAATATTATTGCAAGATTTGCAAATTCTTCTTCCTGAGAGTCTTTTTATTACTGATTCTTCATCAATTAAAAAGTTTATTATTTTTACATTTGGCAAAAATTTGTCAAGAGCTTTAGCTTGACAAATATTGCGTGGAAATCCATCTAAAATGAAATTTTTATTCTTTTTAATAGATTTAATTTTATCTTCTACTATTTTTATTGTAATTAGGTCAGGGACTAGTTCTCCCTTCTCAACAATTTTTTTTATTTCTTTTCCAAGAGTTGTAGAATTTAAAATATTTTCTCTAAATAAATCTCCTGTTGAAATGTGATAGTATTGAAATTCGTTAGAAATAATTTTTGAAATAGTTCCCTTTCCAGAACCTGGAGGACCTAAAAATACAAGTTCCATAGTATTAACACTCCTGTATAGATATTTATTATTTAAGGTTTTATTTGAAAACATTTAATAAAAATTTAAGTCCCACAATTGTTCCAATTGTAGATCCAAGGTTTACAAAAAGTACTATTAATAGAATTCTTGTAACCTTGTTTGTGAAATATCCTTTTGTTGTTGATAATTCTTCTTGTAAATTTTCAAAATCTTTGACCTTTGGTTTGTTTATGTAAGCCTCAACAAGTCCTGCTACCATACCAGTTCCTATGAATGGTATTAAAGAGAATATTGGAGAACCTGTAATGGCTGTTAAAATTGTTAAAGGGTGAGATTTTAATAAGATGGATGCAACGCCTGAAAAAAGAGAGTTAGATATTATCCAAAGTTTTAAATTTTTGTAAGCAAAATCAAATCCTTTAAAGTAAAAAGAGCTTACTATTAGTAAAATGATTGAAATTGTAATCAAGTAAGATAGCGCTTTGCTAAATGAAAAAGGTTTTTTAGGTATTTTGTCGAGTTCTTTAGCGTTTATTATTTTTTTATTTTGGCTTACTTCTTTTAAAGTTCTCATTATTCCGTTTACATGACCTGCGCCTACAATAGCAAGAATAATGCCTTTTCCTTCAAGTATTTTATTTGTAATAAATTCATCTCTTTCATCAATTAAAGCTTTTTTTACTTTGGGTATTTCTTTTGAAAGTTCTTCCATTACTTTTGAAAGGGCGTCTTGTTCTTTGAGTTTTTCAATTTCATCTTTTGTAATTTTTGTATCTGTTAGGGAAAAAAGGCTTGAGATTATTTTTATTTTTTCAAATATTGGAATAGATATCCAAGCTCTTTTTAGAGTTGTTTCAATTTTTCTGTCAGCAAGAATTAATGGAATATTGTGCTTTTTAGCTTTTAAAATAGCTGTTTTCATTTCTTCACCAGGTTTTATTCCCTGTTCTTTTGCTAATTTTTTTTGAAAATTACTAAGAATTATATTTATTATAAGAAAGAAGGCTTTTCCTTGTCTTAATGCTTTATCTATATCTAAGTTTCTCCATTTTTCATTTTCATCGGTGTTTAAGATTGAATGATAGCGAGCTTCATCAAGTTCAACGGCAATATAGTCTGGTTTTAAGATTTCTATTAAATTTGCAGTGTCTTCTGAGCTTTTTTTTGACACGTGAGCAGTTCCAAGTATATATATTGTTTTATTATGTATATTAAATTTACTTACATGAGAAAAACAGTCTTCTGTTTTAGTGTTTTCTATTTTGTTGTCCAAAAAATATTCCTTGCTTTAAAAAAAATTAGCTATTAATTAGTATAGCTTTTAATAATTTTACCATATGGTTTAGTGGAACTATATAGTCTATATTGTTTTCTTTTATTGCTATTTTTGGCATTCCAAAAACCATTGAACTTTCTTTATCTTGTGCAATAGTCAGTCCCCCGGCTTTTTTTATATCGCCAATTTCTTTTGATCCATCATTTCCCATTCCAGTCATTATTAGGGCAATTGCTTTATCTTTTGCAATATCTGCAATAGATTGAAATAATACCCCAATAGATGGTTTGTGGCCATTTATATGTTTGCCATCGAAGGTTTGTACTTGATAGTTGCCATCGATTTTTTTGATTTTTGTATGATATCCGCCCGAGCTTATGTATGCATGTCCTTGTTTTAATGTTTCTTTATTGGTAGTTTCTTTTACTCTTATTTTACAAAGACTATTAAGATTTTTTGCAAATTCTTCTGTAAATCCTTTAGGCATATGTTGAACAATTATTATTGGTGGAAAGCTTTCAGGTATTTCTGGCAATATTGATTTTAAGGCCACAGGGCCTCCTGCTGATACTCCAATGGCTATTATGTCAAATTTTCTCAGTCTAAGTTTTTTTATTTCTTTTTCATTTAATATTTTTTCTTTTGCATGTTCTTCAAGTTGAGGTAATGAAAAAGTATCATTTTTATGATTTAAAAAAAAATCAGCTCTTTCATTGTTTTTTATTTTTATATCCTTGTTGCGGACAATTTTGTTTTTTATAGATATCGATCCATAGGCTAAAAGAGAATTGATAATTTGTTCTTTTTGGTTTTCATGTGATTTTTTATTTTTAGATACTAATATAAAATCATCAGCGCCCTTTAAAGCAGCAATATTTATTAGGTTTTGATTTGAAGATGTGACGACAATTGGTATTGTTTTGTTTATATTGTTTTTTTTCTCCAAAAAGAGAATATCTTTAATGTTGTTTTCTTCTAAATTCATTAATATTACTTCAGGGTTATGTTTTTTGAGTTTATTTGTTGCGAATTTACCATTAGAAGCGGTTGCAATGACTTGGAGCTTGGGAGATGAATTAATAAGGTCTGATATAAGCTTTCTCTTTACAGCAAAGTATTCTATGATAAGTACAGAAATTTTTGTTTCCATTGCTACTTTTTCCCTATTTAATTCTTGTTAAATTATAACTTATATTTATTTTTTAATTTAAATTTTTCTTTTTTACAGCCAGTATCTTTTTTTTCATATATTATTGCCCAGGGTGTTTTTAAAAATTTAAAAGGAAGGTTGAGTCCAAAAAGTGATTCTGAGTGACCTATAAATAAATAGCTGTTTTTAGACATGTTATTGTAAAATTTTTTAAGTACTTTAATTTTAGATTTTTCATCAAAGTATATTAATACATTTCTACAAAAAATAACATCAATTTGTGAAAAATTACTTTCAAAGTTTAGGTTATGATAATCAAATCTTATGTGATTTTTAATTTCATTTTTAATTTTATATCCGTTTGAATGAGAATATATATAGTGTCTATATTCTTTAGGAATATTTTCACATTTATTTGATGAATAATATCCTTCTTTTGCTATCATCAAAGATTTTAAACTTAAATCAGAGGCAATAATAATAAAATCTATTTCTTTTGGAAGTTTTGATTTGAGCACAAATGCTAATGAATAAGGTTCTTCTCCTGTTGAGCATCCTGCAGACCAGATGATAATCCTATTTTTTTCTTCTATATTTTTAATTTTAATTAAATTAGGAATTACAAATTTTTCAAAAGTTTGAAAATGTAGTGAATTTCTAAAAAATCTTGTTAAATTAGTTGTGACTAAATCCAAGAAATATTCTTTTTTTAATTTTTCGCTAATTATTAAATTATAAAGTTGTGATGGGTTTTCAAGATCAAGTTCTCGTACTGCGTCATTAATTCTGCTTTGAAGAACAAATTTATTTTTTTCGTCAAAACGAATTCCACTGTTGTTATATATAAAGTCGCAAAATTTTAAAAATAGTTGACCTTCAATTTCTAACATGTTTTAGAACCCGCTTAATTATTCTCTTTATAGATAAGTATTGCCTATTTATAATAAATCTCCAGGTAAGAATATTTTTTTTTAAAAAAAATTGTAAAATTATTATAAATAATTTTATTATAAGACTTGGGTTTATAAAAAGGTTTTTGTTTATTTTAATTTATTTGTAGTAATAAATGAGGAATTTAATGAGTGTTGGAAGAATATTTGCAAATGCCATTTAATATATTTTTAAAAGATTGATCGATG
This portion of the Borreliella afzelii genome encodes:
- a CDS encoding protein-glutamate O-methyltransferase; the encoded protein is MLEIEGQLFLKFCDFIYNNSGIRFDEKNKFVLQSRINDAVRELDLENPSQLYNLIISEKLKKEYFLDLVTTNLTRFFRNSLHFQTFEKFVIPNLIKIKNIEEKNRIIIWSAGCSTGEEPYSLAFVLKSKLPKEIDFIIIASDLSLKSLMIAKEGYYSSNKCENIPKEYRHYIYSHSNGYKIKNEIKNHIRFDYHNLNFESNFSQIDVIFCRNVLIYFDEKSKIKVLKKFYNNMSKNSYLFIGHSESLFGLNLPFKFLKTPWAIIYEKKDTGCKKEKFKLKNKYKL
- a CDS encoding adenylate kinase — protein: MELVFLGPPGSGKGTISKIISNEFQYYHISTGDLFRENILNSTTLGKEIKKIVEKGELVPDLITIKIVEDKIKSIKKNKNFILDGFPRNICQAKALDKFLPNVKIINFLIDEESVIKRLSGRRICKSCNNIFNIHTLATKNIGICDVCGGDLYQREDDKEECLKTRLKEYKLQTKPLIEFYSKCSRINNIDASVTIDEVRKKIIKIMLKKN
- a CDS encoding TraB family protein — translated: MDNKIENTKTEDCFSHVSKFNIHNKTIYILGTAHVSKKSSEDTANLIEILKPDYIAVELDEARYHSILNTDENEKWRNLDIDKALRQGKAFFLIINIILSNFQKKLAKEQGIKPGEEMKTAILKAKKHNIPLILADRKIETTLKRAWISIPIFEKIKIISSLFSLTDTKITKDEIEKLKEQDALSKVMEELSKEIPKVKKALIDERDEFITNKILEGKGIILAIVGAGHVNGIMRTLKEVSQNKKIINAKELDKIPKKPFSFSKALSYLITISIILLIVSSFYFKGFDFAYKNLKLWIISNSLFSGVASILLKSHPLTILTAITGSPIFSLIPFIGTGMVAGLVEAYINKPKVKDFENLQEELSTTKGYFTNKVTRILLIVLFVNLGSTIGTIVGLKFLLNVFK
- the cheB gene encoding chemotaxis-specific protein-glutamate methyltransferase CheB — its product is METKISVLIIEYFAVKRKLISDLINSSPKLQVIATASNGKFATNKLKKHNPEVILMNLEENNIKDILFLEKKNNINKTIPIVVTSSNQNLINIAALKGADDFILVSKNKKSHENQKEQIINSLLAYGSISIKNKIVRNKDIKIKNNERADFFLNHKNDTFSLPQLEEHAKEKILNEKEIKKLRLRKFDIIAIGVSAGGPVALKSILPEIPESFPPIIIVQHMPKGFTEEFAKNLNSLCKIRVKETTNKETLKQGHAYISSGGYHTKIKKIDGNYQVQTFDGKHINGHKPSIGVLFQSIADIAKDKAIALIMTGMGNDGSKEIGDIKKAGGLTIAQDKESSMVFGMPKIAIKENNIDYIVPLNHMVKLLKAILINS